A region from the Silene latifolia isolate original U9 population chromosome 7, ASM4854445v1, whole genome shotgun sequence genome encodes:
- the LOC141590386 gene encoding meiotic recombination protein DMC1 homolog: protein MANQIIYARAYTYEHQHNLLLGLAAKMVEEPFRLLIVDSIIALFRVDFSGRGELAERQQKLAQMLSRLIKIAEEFNVAVYLTNQVISDPAGGVFVTDPKKPAGGHVLAHASTIRLMFRKGKGEQRICKVFDAPNLPEAEAISFPFC from the exons ATGGCTAATCAA ATCATCTATGCTCGTGCATATACTTATGAGCATCAGCACAACCTTCTTCTTGGCCTGGCAGCAAAAATGGTTGAGGAACCCTTTCGACTGCTG ATCGTAGATTCTATAATTGCTCTCTTTCGAGTTGATTTCTCTGGAAGAGGTGAGCTGGCAGAGCGACAG CAAAAACTCGCTCAAATGCTGTCGCGTCTGATTAAGATAGCTGAGGAATTCAATGTGGCAGTTTATCTCACTAATCAAG TAATATCTGATCCAGCTGGAGGAGTATTCGTGACAGACCCAAAGAAACCAGCTGGTGGTCACGTACTTGCTCATGCCTCGACTATTAGGCTGATGTTCAGGAAGGGCAAAGGTGAACAACGTATCTGCAAGGTGTTTGATGCTCCCAATCTGCCAGAAGCTGAAGCTATATCCTTCCCATTCTGTTAA